In Opitutaceae bacterium TAV5, one genomic interval encodes:
- a CDS encoding flavin reductase, with protein MKDYPLSKVFQLIEPGPVVLVTTSHKGRANVMTMSWHMAMEFTPPQIACVISPGNHSFEAVRKTRECVIAIPGADLVPRVVDIGNCSGQDVDKFAAFGLTPMPAAKVTAPLVAECLANIECRVVDTRLVNKYALFILEAVKAWTNPQRKDRRRFHANGDGTFAVDGRTLDLRKKMVKWQDTL; from the coding sequence ATGAAAGATTACCCGTTATCGAAGGTGTTTCAGTTGATCGAGCCGGGGCCGGTCGTGCTGGTGACGACCTCACACAAGGGACGCGCCAATGTCATGACGATGAGCTGGCACATGGCGATGGAGTTCACGCCGCCGCAGATCGCTTGCGTCATCAGCCCCGGCAACCACAGCTTCGAGGCGGTGCGCAAGACCCGGGAATGCGTGATTGCCATCCCCGGAGCCGATCTGGTGCCGCGCGTCGTCGATATCGGCAACTGCTCGGGGCAGGACGTGGACAAGTTCGCCGCCTTCGGCCTCACGCCGATGCCCGCCGCAAAAGTGACCGCGCCGCTGGTGGCTGAATGCCTCGCCAACATCGAATGCCGCGTGGTGGATACCCGCCTGGTCAACAAATACGCCCTCTTCATCCTCGAGGCGGTCAAGGCATGGACCAATCCGCAACGCAAGGACCGCCGGCGGTTTCACGCCAACGGCGACGGCACCTTCGCCGTCGATGGCCGCACCCTCGATCTCCGGAAAAAAATGGTGAAATGGCAGGACACCCTGTGA
- a CDS encoding glutamine ABC transporter ATP-binding protein has protein sequence MTTTATAPALIDVAGVTKFYDTRKALDDVSLSVRTQEVVVILGPSGCGKSTLLRCLNGLETVQAGSIRFHGSDLAAPGTDWRPVRQKVGMVFQSYELFPHLTVRDNLLLGPVHVQKRPRADALRQAEELLARVGLADRIDSLPRQLSGGQKQRIAIVRALCMNPEVMLFDEVTAALDPEMVREVLDVILGLAKGGMTMMIVTHEMGFARAVADRIVFMDEGRICEINTPSVFFTQPATDRARRFLSRFLYHS, from the coding sequence ATGACCACCACCGCCACCGCTCCCGCGCTGATCGACGTCGCCGGCGTCACCAAGTTTTACGATACCCGCAAGGCGCTCGACGACGTTTCCCTTTCCGTCCGCACGCAGGAGGTAGTCGTCATCCTCGGTCCCTCCGGTTGCGGCAAGAGCACGCTCCTGCGCTGCCTCAACGGACTCGAAACCGTGCAGGCCGGCTCGATCCGCTTCCACGGCAGCGACCTCGCCGCGCCCGGCACCGACTGGCGCCCCGTCCGCCAGAAAGTCGGCATGGTGTTCCAGAGCTACGAACTTTTCCCGCACCTCACCGTGCGCGACAACCTGCTGCTCGGCCCCGTCCACGTGCAGAAACGCCCGCGCGCCGACGCGCTCCGGCAGGCGGAGGAACTGCTCGCGCGCGTCGGCCTTGCCGACCGCATCGATTCACTGCCCCGCCAGCTTTCCGGCGGACAAAAACAGCGCATTGCCATCGTGCGCGCGCTCTGCATGAATCCCGAAGTGATGCTTTTCGACGAAGTCACCGCCGCACTCGATCCGGAAATGGTGCGCGAGGTGCTCGACGTGATCCTCGGCCTGGCGAAAGGCGGCATGACGATGATGATCGTGACGCACGAGATGGGTTTCGCCCGTGCCGTGGCCGACCGGATCGTCTTTATGGATGAAGGACGTATCTGTGAAATAAATACTCCCTCCGTGTTTTTTACCCAACCCGCGACCGACCGTGCCCGCCGGTTTTTGTCCCGGTTTCTTTATCACTCCTGA
- a CDS encoding polar amino acid ABC transporter permease, whose product MSSLDRDFIVRHLPLYGQALWLTLQLGVGAIAGSLLVGLPGSLILHFHTPVLRRIVTAYVEFSRNTPLLAQLFFLYFGLPAVGIKWSGFTCALLGLTFLGGGYMIEALRAGIEAVGRTQIESGLSLGLSRAQIARRVVLPQALASAVPALAANCIFLLKETSVVGIIAVADLMHLTQDLIGLYYKTTESLLLLVVAYVILIVPVSLLFTRLEKTVRHAGLCH is encoded by the coding sequence ATGTCCTCCCTCGATCGCGATTTCATTGTCCGCCATCTTCCGCTCTACGGGCAGGCGCTGTGGCTCACGCTCCAGCTCGGCGTCGGCGCGATCGCCGGTTCACTGCTGGTCGGCCTGCCCGGCAGCCTCATCCTGCATTTCCACACGCCTGTTCTCCGCCGCATCGTCACGGCCTACGTCGAGTTCTCGCGCAACACCCCGCTTCTCGCGCAGCTCTTCTTTCTTTATTTCGGGCTGCCTGCCGTCGGCATCAAGTGGAGCGGCTTCACCTGCGCGCTTCTCGGGCTCACCTTTCTCGGCGGCGGCTACATGATCGAAGCCCTGCGCGCCGGCATCGAGGCGGTGGGCCGCACGCAGATCGAATCCGGCCTCAGTCTCGGCCTCTCGCGCGCGCAGATCGCCCGCCGCGTCGTCCTCCCCCAGGCGCTCGCCTCGGCGGTGCCCGCACTCGCCGCCAACTGCATTTTCCTGCTCAAGGAAACTTCCGTTGTCGGCATCATCGCCGTGGCCGATCTCATGCACCTCACTCAGGATCTTATCGGCCTCTACTACAAAACCACGGAGTCGCTCCTGCTCCTTGTCGTGGCCTACGTGATCCTGATCGTCCCCGTCTCGCTCCTCTTTACGCGGCTGGAAAAGACCGTGCGCCATGCCGGTTTATGTCATTGA
- a CDS encoding GCN5 family acetyltransferase — MKIRRATYEDLPDLLRLYGFLQSDDPVPDFRDAAVHRHWEAILRDPRLLYFVAEAEGKVASTCTLTLIPNLNRAMRPYGLIENVVTDPDFRQQGLATGVLHAALAQAWREGCYKVMLLTGSKKAETLRFYEKAGFLRGIKTGFIAYPE; from the coding sequence ATGAAAATCCGCCGCGCCACCTATGAAGACCTTCCGGACCTCCTCCGGCTTTACGGTTTCCTGCAATCGGACGATCCGGTCCCGGATTTTCGGGATGCCGCCGTTCACCGCCACTGGGAGGCGATTCTGCGCGACCCGCGTCTTTTGTATTTCGTAGCGGAAGCGGAAGGGAAAGTCGCGTCCACCTGCACGCTCACGCTGATCCCCAACCTCAACCGGGCGATGCGTCCCTACGGGCTCATCGAGAACGTCGTGACCGATCCGGATTTTCGCCAGCAGGGGCTTGCGACGGGCGTTCTCCATGCCGCGCTTGCGCAGGCATGGCGGGAAGGGTGTTACAAGGTGATGCTCCTGACCGGCAGCAAAAAGGCGGAAACCCTGCGATTCTATGAAAAGGCCGGCTTCCTGCGCGGCATCAAGACGGGGTTCATTGCCTATCCCGAATGA
- a CDS encoding ABC transporter ATP-binding protein, whose protein sequence is MIEARRITRFFSVVKDDGTAEGATAVLSVSLKINDGAFVALVGPTGCGKSTFLEILAGLQAPTEGEVLIDGRLVLEPLPATRREMDAYRKKYRFVSPLANGLFRDRPKHDIAMIFQDYAVFPWMTARENVLFTLKLRGTPRADREGLARKYLDQVGLRGSGHKYPAQLSGGMRQRLAIARALSVEPKIILMDEPFAAVDALTRERLQEMLLEIWRTTGTTMVLVTHDFDEAVYLADEVIVFSPLPGTIRNRVPVDLPRPRHRDDPALRVYKERIVRMYHYDTVHAADYSI, encoded by the coding sequence ATGATCGAAGCCCGCCGCATCACCCGATTTTTCTCCGTCGTGAAGGACGATGGCACCGCCGAGGGCGCCACGGCCGTGCTCTCCGTGTCATTAAAAATAAACGACGGCGCCTTCGTGGCCCTCGTCGGCCCGACGGGCTGCGGCAAGTCCACCTTTCTCGAAATCCTCGCCGGCCTCCAGGCTCCGACCGAGGGCGAGGTTCTGATCGACGGCCGCCTCGTGCTCGAACCGCTGCCCGCCACCCGCCGCGAGATGGACGCCTACCGGAAAAAATACCGCTTCGTCTCGCCGCTGGCCAACGGCCTCTTCCGCGACAGGCCCAAGCACGACATCGCCATGATCTTCCAGGACTACGCGGTGTTTCCCTGGATGACGGCCCGGGAAAACGTGCTCTTCACGCTCAAACTTCGTGGCACGCCTCGCGCCGACCGCGAGGGACTCGCCCGCAAATATCTCGATCAGGTCGGCCTGCGCGGCTCCGGACACAAATACCCCGCGCAACTCTCCGGCGGCATGCGCCAGCGCCTCGCCATCGCCCGCGCCCTCTCCGTCGAGCCGAAGATCATCCTCATGGACGAGCCCTTCGCCGCCGTCGATGCGCTCACCCGCGAACGCCTGCAGGAGATGCTGCTCGAAATCTGGCGCACCACCGGCACCACGATGGTGCTCGTCACCCACGATTTCGACGAGGCCGTTTATCTGGCCGACGAAGTCATCGTCTTTTCGCCCCTGCCGGGCACGATCCGCAACCGCGTGCCCGTCGACCTCCCGCGCCCGCGCCACCGCGACGACCCCGCGCTGCGCGTCTACAAGGAACGCATCGTGCGCATGTACCACTACGACACCGTCCACGCCGCCGATTACTCGATCTGA
- a CDS encoding histidine kinase, translating to MNIVVIEDHAMVRGFVARVCEDAFAKPVVHQATTAAEGLALAKSVQPELVLLDLELPDRDGLDLVADLRSVAGGARILVLSAHIDHYSVHRIHGAGVDGFIDKNEQSPEVLCNAMREVVAGRRFFSAAVSRAQAALRADPHAFTKLLTDREIEALRLFGLGLSNEDVAGRFGVNPLTVRNHRRAIMTKLGIHSTPELVRYAIENGFTRIRPRTS from the coding sequence ATGAATATCGTCGTCATCGAAGATCATGCCATGGTGCGCGGTTTTGTCGCCCGCGTCTGCGAGGATGCTTTCGCGAAGCCGGTCGTGCATCAGGCCACCACTGCCGCCGAGGGGCTGGCGCTGGCAAAGTCCGTGCAACCCGAACTGGTGTTGCTCGATCTGGAACTGCCCGACCGCGACGGGCTCGATCTGGTTGCCGATTTGCGATCCGTGGCGGGCGGCGCTCGCATCCTGGTGCTGTCGGCTCACATCGACCATTATTCCGTCCACCGCATTCACGGCGCCGGTGTGGACGGCTTCATCGACAAGAACGAACAATCTCCCGAGGTGTTGTGCAACGCGATGCGGGAGGTCGTGGCCGGGCGGCGTTTTTTCAGCGCTGCAGTCAGCCGGGCACAGGCGGCGCTGCGGGCCGATCCGCACGCTTTCACCAAACTGCTTACGGATCGCGAGATCGAGGCGTTGCGGCTGTTTGGCCTCGGCCTGAGCAACGAGGACGTGGCCGGACGGTTCGGCGTCAATCCGCTCACCGTGCGCAACCACCGGCGCGCGATCATGACCAAGCTCGGCATCCACAGCACGCCGGAGCTGGTGCGCTACGCCATCGAAAACGGTTTCACCCGCATCCGTCCGCGGACGTCCTGA
- a CDS encoding glutamine ABC transporter permease gives MTGSPLEILWRNFPLLLDGLRATLGIAVASSLLSIIGGVLLGLLRASRAGAFVQTAARLYLELFRVIPILVWLFLAFFAVPAAFNLNLSGTLAAIVVFSLWGAAEMSDIVRGALKTIPRPQYDAGLAIGLSSWQLHWRVILPQAVRRMLPGAINLVTRIIKTTSLVVVVGVVDVVKRSQQIIERTKEPFVLYAFLLLLFFALCYPLSRLSRRLERRWSD, from the coding sequence ATGACCGGTTCACCCCTTGAAATCCTTTGGCGCAACTTCCCGCTGCTGCTCGACGGCCTGCGCGCCACGCTCGGCATCGCGGTCGCGTCCTCGCTCCTGTCGATCATCGGCGGCGTGCTGCTCGGCCTGCTCCGGGCCTCCCGCGCCGGCGCTTTTGTGCAAACGGCCGCCCGGCTCTATCTCGAACTCTTCCGCGTCATCCCGATCCTCGTCTGGCTCTTCCTCGCCTTCTTCGCGGTGCCGGCCGCCTTTAACCTCAACCTCTCCGGCACGCTGGCCGCGATCGTCGTGTTTTCGCTCTGGGGCGCCGCCGAGATGAGCGACATCGTGCGCGGCGCGCTGAAGACCATCCCCCGTCCGCAATACGACGCCGGTCTCGCGATCGGCCTTTCCTCCTGGCAGCTTCACTGGCGGGTCATCCTCCCGCAGGCCGTCCGCCGGATGCTGCCCGGGGCGATCAACCTCGTGACGCGTATCATAAAAACCACTTCGCTCGTCGTCGTTGTTGGCGTCGTGGACGTGGTCAAGCGCAGCCAGCAGATCATCGAGCGCACCAAGGAACCGTTTGTCCTGTATGCCTTCCTGCTCCTCCTCTTTTTCGCGCTCTGTTATCCGCTGTCGCGCCTTTCGCGCCGGCTCGAACGCCGCTGGAGCGACTGA
- a CDS encoding cysteine synthase, protein MPVPATDSLVIPPVFSRGRIHEDITEAIGGTPLVRLRRLPPAGGAEIVAKVEGINPLGSVKDRIGAAMITAAERDGQLQPGGTVIEPTSGNTGIGLAFACAARGYRLILTMPESMSIERRKLVQMLGAELVLTPADKGMAGSVDKARELHRRIKGSFLPMQFENPANPQAHRETTAGEIWADTAGRVDLFVAGVGTGGTITGVAEVLKARKPSVRAIAVEPEASPVLSGGRAGPHRIQGIGAGFVPPVLNRKIVDEVIAVRNEDAFATAQRVGLEEGILCGISGGAAVWAALQLAGRPENAGKLIVVILPDSGERYLTTQLADVSRE, encoded by the coding sequence ATGCCCGTGCCAGCCACCGACTCTCTCGTCATCCCTCCCGTCTTTTCCCGCGGGCGCATCCATGAAGACATTACGGAAGCCATCGGGGGCACGCCGCTCGTGCGCCTGCGACGCCTCCCCCCGGCCGGCGGCGCGGAGATCGTCGCCAAGGTCGAGGGGATCAATCCGCTCGGCAGCGTGAAGGACCGCATCGGCGCCGCCATGATCACCGCCGCCGAGCGCGACGGCCAACTGCAACCCGGCGGCACCGTGATCGAACCCACCTCGGGCAACACCGGCATCGGCTTGGCCTTTGCCTGCGCCGCGCGCGGCTACCGGCTCATCCTCACCATGCCCGAGAGCATGTCGATCGAACGACGCAAACTCGTGCAGATGCTCGGCGCCGAACTCGTCCTCACGCCCGCCGACAAGGGCATGGCCGGCTCCGTGGACAAGGCGCGCGAACTGCACCGCCGCATCAAGGGCAGCTTTCTGCCCATGCAATTCGAAAACCCGGCCAACCCCCAGGCTCACCGCGAGACGACCGCCGGGGAAATCTGGGCCGACACGGCCGGCCGCGTGGACCTCTTCGTGGCGGGCGTGGGCACGGGCGGCACGATCACCGGCGTCGCCGAGGTGCTCAAGGCCCGCAAACCCTCCGTGCGCGCTATCGCCGTCGAGCCCGAGGCCTCGCCCGTGCTCTCCGGTGGGCGGGCCGGGCCGCACCGCATTCAGGGCATCGGCGCGGGCTTCGTGCCCCCGGTGCTCAACCGCAAAATCGTCGATGAAGTCATCGCCGTGCGCAACGAGGACGCCTTCGCCACCGCGCAGCGCGTGGGGCTGGAGGAAGGCATCCTGTGCGGCATCTCCGGCGGCGCAGCCGTGTGGGCGGCGCTGCAACTCGCCGGGCGTCCGGAAAACGCGGGCAAACTCATTGTCGTCATCCTGCCCGATTCCGGTGAACGCTATCTCACGACCCAGCTCGCCGACGTGTCGCGCGAATGA